Proteins encoded together in one Arachis duranensis cultivar V14167 unplaced genomic scaffold, aradu.V14167.gnm2.J7QH unplaced_Scaffold_80194, whole genome shotgun sequence window:
- the LOC127744671 gene encoding uncharacterized protein LOC127744671: MGRAWTCFPSWSFGDRGVRQSDARARPWTRGGGPRRHTTTTTGLLVCLGNVHLAGIAHSKPFGVSPCSHCAKQAFWATRFSARPFGARGKEPDTLTTHTPLIRHHGLQTQHARTNSPPHALEHAGKRKHTGVPSQLRWAGFGGSDEEHSRDSPRREVLWAIIEQPHRLRLSNPHSKTNTASGTVLRRP; this comes from the exons ATGGGGCGTGCATGGACGTGTTTCCCTTCTTGGTCCTTTGGTGATCGGGGTGTGCGGCAGTCCGACGCCCGTGCTCGACCTTGGACCCGGGGCGGGGGACCCCGACGGCACACCACAACCACAACGGGCTTGCTAGTGTGCCTAGGCAACGTGCATCTTGCTGGCATTGCGCATAGCAAGCCTTTCGGCGTCTCACCTTGCTCGCATTGCGCCAAGCAAGCCTTTTGGGCAACTCGATTTTCAGCGCGGCCGTTCGGTGCACGAGGCAAGGAGCCAGACACACTAACGACCCACACACCACTCATCCGCCACCACGGTCTGCAAACCCAGCACGCCCGGACGAACAGCCCCCCGCACGCCTTGGAGCATGCCGGCAAGCGGAAGCATACGGGAGTGCCAAGCCAACTCCGCTGGGCAGGGTTCGGGGGAAGCGACGAAGAACATTCAAGGGACAGCCCGAGGCGTGAG GTGCTTTGGGCGATAATCGAACAGCCGCACCGTCTAAGATTAAGCAACCCGCACAGCAAAACCAACACTGCGTCGGGCACCGTCTTGCGTCGACCATAG